From the genome of Streptomyces sp. V1I1, one region includes:
- a CDS encoding PP2C family protein-serine/threonine phosphatase, translating to MARGSAADSYTARLRKAVHRARIALRKSGVDYFRGDGSDWIALAGLLLTIPAFAWGTVVMPVWVSPAALVLPIVAGGLLLRPANLLGLYAAAAAALIVESVVLGPYTEGPARVTPGTVLVVAACGFFGLLIAQFRARVGVPWRRGGTMLFDLRERIRIQSALPRLPKGWHREMSLRPAGGQSFSGDFVVAARTNGGRTLEVVLTDVSGKGMDAASRALLLSGAFGGLLGSLPPHGFLPAANGYLLRQDWDEGFATSIHLVLDLDSGDYELLSAGHLPALQLNAGSGRWEEKSAEGPLLGVYDKAQFDPVKGSLRPGDVLMLFTDGLVEASGRDISEGIDRLTGEADRYVASGFEGAAWHLIEAVAKDVNDDRALLLLCRDA from the coding sequence ATGGCCCGCGGCTCTGCAGCAGACTCGTACACGGCCCGGTTGCGCAAGGCAGTGCACCGGGCCCGTATTGCGCTGCGCAAATCCGGAGTCGACTACTTCCGCGGCGACGGCTCCGACTGGATCGCGCTGGCCGGGCTGCTGCTGACCATCCCCGCCTTCGCCTGGGGCACGGTCGTGATGCCCGTCTGGGTGTCTCCGGCGGCACTGGTTCTGCCGATCGTGGCCGGCGGTCTGCTGCTGCGCCCGGCGAACCTGCTGGGTCTGTACGCGGCGGCCGCGGCGGCTCTGATCGTCGAGTCGGTCGTGCTCGGCCCGTACACCGAGGGCCCGGCCAGGGTCACCCCGGGCACGGTCCTGGTAGTCGCCGCGTGCGGCTTCTTCGGCTTGCTGATAGCGCAGTTCCGGGCCCGGGTCGGCGTGCCCTGGCGGCGTGGCGGGACGATGCTCTTCGACCTGCGCGAACGCATCCGAATACAGAGCGCCCTGCCGCGGCTGCCGAAGGGCTGGCACCGCGAGATGTCGCTGCGCCCGGCCGGCGGTCAGTCCTTCTCCGGCGACTTCGTGGTCGCGGCCCGTACGAACGGCGGCCGCACCCTCGAGGTCGTCCTCACCGACGTCTCGGGCAAAGGCATGGACGCGGCGTCCCGCGCGCTGCTGCTGTCCGGCGCCTTCGGCGGGCTGCTCGGCTCGCTGCCGCCGCACGGCTTCCTGCCCGCGGCCAACGGCTATCTGCTCCGCCAGGACTGGGACGAGGGCTTCGCCACTTCCATCCATCTCGTCCTGGACCTGGACTCCGGGGACTACGAGCTTCTGTCGGCGGGCCATCTGCCTGCGCTCCAGCTGAACGCGGGCAGCGGCCGCTGGGAGGAGAAGTCCGCGGAGGGGCCGCTGCTTGGCGTCTACGACAAGGCACAGTTCGACCCGGTCAAGGGCTCCCTGCGCCCCGGAGACGTGCTGATGCTCTTCACCGACGGCCTGGTGGAGGCCTCCGGCCGCGACATCAGCGAGGGCATCGACCGCCTCACCGGCGAGGCCGACCGCTATGTCGCCTCCGGCTTCGAGGGTGCGGCCTGGCATCTGATCGAGGCGGTCGCGAAGGACGTCAACGACGACCGGGCGCTGCTGCTGCTCTGCCGGGACGCGTGA
- a CDS encoding GNAT family N-acetyltransferase encodes MTIELRVLRPSEWDDWYGKLMLAFGGAGEPQEERELWDSLTEHERSLGAWDGDDCVGTAGAFSFGVSVPGGAMVPAAGVTMVSVAATHRRRGVLTSMMRRQLDDVRGWGEPLAVLTASEPEIYGRFGYGIATQQMSAQIDTVRGRITVPEGADAVRLRFAGVADVAAECEAVYVRSIGSRPGMLARKPGWERLPLLDPPGERDGASPMQCVVAEREGEIVGFVRFHNKSEWKPRGPSGTITLRHIEALDPVTYAVLWRFLFDIDLTVKVVARNRPVDDPLLHLVNDVRRLEMRVRDGLFVRLVDLGAALEARTYRTPVDVVFDVDDAFCPWNGGRWRLTGDGKGASCKRTEDDADLALSVRELGSAYLGGVSLAALAGAGRVRELRPGAVAEASSAFISDVAPWLPHGF; translated from the coding sequence ATGACGATCGAGCTGCGGGTGCTGCGGCCCTCCGAATGGGACGACTGGTACGGGAAGTTGATGCTCGCCTTCGGCGGGGCCGGGGAGCCGCAGGAGGAGCGCGAGCTGTGGGACTCGCTGACCGAGCACGAGCGGTCGCTCGGGGCCTGGGACGGCGACGACTGTGTCGGGACGGCCGGGGCGTTCTCGTTCGGGGTCTCGGTGCCGGGCGGCGCGATGGTGCCGGCCGCGGGCGTGACGATGGTCAGCGTGGCGGCGACGCACCGGCGGCGCGGGGTGCTCACCTCGATGATGCGCCGCCAACTGGACGACGTACGCGGCTGGGGTGAGCCGCTGGCCGTGCTGACGGCCTCCGAGCCGGAGATCTACGGACGGTTCGGCTACGGGATCGCGACCCAGCAGATGTCCGCGCAGATCGACACGGTCCGGGGACGGATCACCGTCCCGGAGGGCGCCGACGCCGTCCGGCTGCGGTTCGCCGGAGTCGCGGATGTCGCCGCGGAGTGCGAGGCGGTGTACGTACGCAGCATCGGCTCACGGCCGGGCATGCTCGCCCGCAAGCCGGGCTGGGAGCGGCTGCCGCTGCTCGACCCGCCGGGTGAGCGGGACGGCGCGTCGCCGATGCAGTGTGTGGTCGCCGAGCGGGAGGGCGAGATCGTCGGCTTCGTCCGCTTCCACAACAAGTCGGAGTGGAAGCCCCGCGGGCCGAGCGGCACCATCACGCTGCGGCACATCGAGGCGCTCGACCCCGTGACGTACGCCGTGCTGTGGCGTTTCCTCTTCGACATCGACCTGACGGTGAAGGTCGTGGCGCGCAACCGGCCCGTGGACGATCCGCTGCTGCATCTTGTCAACGATGTGCGGCGGCTCGAAATGCGGGTGCGGGACGGGCTGTTCGTACGGCTGGTGGATCTGGGCGCAGCGCTTGAGGCGCGTACGTACCGGACGCCGGTGGACGTGGTCTTCGACGTCGATGACGCCTTCTGTCCCTGGAACGGCGGACGCTGGCGGCTGACCGGCGACGGCAAGGGCGCGTCCTGCAAGCGGACCGAGGACGACGCCGATCTGGCGCTGTCCGTACGGGAGTTGGGCTCGGCATATCTGGGCGGGGTGTCGCTGGCGGCGCTGGCGGGCGCGGGCCGGGTGCGGGAGCTGCGGCCTGGGGCGGTGGCCGAGGCGTCGTCGGCCTTCATCAGCGATGTCGCGCCCTGGCTGCCGCACGGCTTCTAG
- a CDS encoding amino acid permease — MTSQQTLTKEGGKPETPGNPQSSDGLQAGLKNRHLSMIAIGGVIGAGLFVGSSSGIAAAGPAILLSYALVGALVVFVMRMLGEMAAANPTSGSFSAYADRALGRWAGFSIGWLYWFFWVVVLAVEATAGAKILESWMPAVPQWGWALIVMVVLTATNLASVSSYGEFEFWFAGIKVVAISAFVLIGVLAVFGMLPGSDNPGAGFAHLTDAGGFLPNGAGAILTGVLMVVFSFMGSEIVTLAAGESEDPQRAVTKATNSVIWRIGVFYLGSIFVVLTLLPWNDKSIIDKGSYVAALDSIGIAHAGQIMNVIVLTAVLSCLNSGLYTASRMAFSLGQRGDAPKAFARTNSRGVPQAAILGSVIFGFLAVFFNYKWPDTVFAFLLNSSGAVALFVWLVICVTQLRMRGIIQRETPEKLVVRMWLFPYLTWLTIAMILFVLGYMVYDGGDARDQVLLSLLVAAVVIAIAVAREKFGRGGADIELDQSGVKDSVTRS, encoded by the coding sequence ATGACCTCGCAGCAGACCCTCACGAAGGAAGGCGGAAAGCCCGAAACACCCGGGAACCCGCAGTCCTCCGACGGTCTCCAGGCCGGTCTCAAGAACCGCCACCTGTCCATGATCGCCATCGGCGGCGTGATCGGCGCAGGCCTGTTCGTCGGCTCCAGTTCCGGTATCGCCGCGGCAGGCCCGGCCATCCTTCTGTCATACGCACTCGTGGGCGCGCTGGTCGTCTTCGTGATGCGGATGCTCGGTGAGATGGCCGCCGCCAACCCGACATCCGGCTCCTTCTCCGCCTACGCGGACCGGGCGCTCGGCCGCTGGGCCGGGTTCTCGATCGGCTGGCTGTACTGGTTCTTCTGGGTCGTGGTGCTGGCCGTCGAGGCGACGGCCGGAGCGAAGATCCTCGAAAGCTGGATGCCGGCGGTCCCGCAGTGGGGCTGGGCGCTGATCGTGATGGTCGTGCTGACGGCGACGAACCTCGCATCGGTGTCGTCGTACGGAGAGTTCGAGTTCTGGTTCGCGGGCATCAAGGTCGTCGCGATCAGCGCGTTCGTACTGATCGGTGTACTCGCGGTCTTCGGGATGCTGCCCGGCTCGGACAACCCCGGTGCGGGCTTCGCACACCTCACCGACGCCGGCGGATTCCTGCCGAACGGCGCGGGCGCGATCCTGACCGGTGTGCTGATGGTCGTCTTCTCCTTCATGGGCAGCGAGATCGTGACCCTGGCCGCCGGTGAGTCCGAGGACCCGCAGCGCGCGGTCACCAAGGCGACGAACAGCGTGATCTGGCGGATCGGCGTCTTCTACCTGGGCTCCATCTTCGTGGTGCTGACGCTGCTGCCGTGGAACGACAAGTCGATCATCGACAAGGGCTCGTACGTCGCCGCCCTCGACTCGATCGGCATCGCGCACGCCGGCCAGATCATGAACGTGATCGTGCTGACTGCAGTCCTGTCGTGTCTCAACTCCGGGCTCTACACCGCCTCCCGGATGGCGTTCTCGCTCGGGCAGCGTGGCGATGCGCCGAAGGCCTTCGCCCGTACGAACTCGCGTGGCGTGCCGCAGGCGGCCATTCTCGGGTCCGTGATCTTCGGCTTCCTCGCCGTCTTCTTCAACTACAAGTGGCCGGACACCGTCTTCGCGTTCCTGCTGAACTCATCCGGCGCGGTCGCGCTGTTCGTGTGGCTGGTCATCTGCGTCACCCAGCTGCGGATGCGCGGGATCATCCAGCGCGAGACGCCGGAGAAGCTCGTCGTGCGGATGTGGCTCTTCCCGTATCTGACCTGGCTGACCATCGCGATGATCCTTTTCGTGCTGGGCTACATGGTCTACGACGGGGGCGACGCACGGGATCAGGTGCTGCTGTCTCTGCTGGTGGCGGCGGTGGTGATCGCGATCGCGGTCGCCCGTGAGAAGTTCGGGCGTGGCGGGGCGGACATCGAGCTGGATCAGAGCGGTGTGAAGGACTCGGTCACCCGGTCGTAG
- a CDS encoding HD domain-containing protein, translating into MPNLTLTEVEAIAREAHAAQKDKSGRPYTEHLAAVAEGVRARGGSEEQIAAGWLHDAVEDDVLSREWLDAAALPQSVKDMVLALTKGEDEDPEDYARRILATPGARLVKEADLAHNANPARLAALDEATRTRLTAKYAKMRGLLGLPDEQPTD; encoded by the coding sequence ATGCCGAATCTCACGCTCACTGAGGTCGAGGCCATCGCCCGTGAGGCGCACGCCGCCCAGAAAGACAAGTCGGGACGCCCGTACACCGAGCATCTCGCCGCCGTAGCGGAAGGCGTACGCGCCCGCGGCGGGAGCGAGGAGCAGATCGCCGCCGGGTGGCTGCACGACGCCGTCGAGGACGACGTGCTCTCCCGCGAGTGGCTGGACGCGGCCGCGCTGCCGCAGTCCGTCAAAGACATGGTCCTGGCCCTCACCAAGGGCGAGGACGAGGACCCGGAGGACTACGCCCGGCGCATTCTCGCCACGCCCGGAGCCCGCCTCGTCAAGGAGGCCGACCTCGCGCACAACGCCAACCCGGCGCGCCTCGCCGCCCTCGACGAGGCGACGCGGACCCGGCTGACGGCGAAGTACGCGAAGATGCGCGGTCTGCTGGGCCTGCCGGACGAGCAGCCGACCGACTGA
- a CDS encoding ribose-5-phosphate isomerase produces MRVYLGSDHAGFELKNHLVEWLTAHGHEPVDCGPHIYDAQDDYPPFCLRAAEKTAADPDSLGIVIGGSGNGEQIAANKVKGVRAALAWSEQTAALGREHNDANVVAVGGRMHTLEESTKFVEIFLTTPYSGEERHTRRIEMLTAYETTGELPPIPAHHPQQG; encoded by the coding sequence ATGCGCGTGTACCTCGGCTCCGACCATGCCGGCTTCGAACTCAAGAACCACCTCGTCGAGTGGCTCACGGCCCATGGCCACGAGCCCGTCGACTGCGGCCCCCACATCTACGACGCCCAGGACGACTACCCGCCGTTCTGCCTGCGTGCCGCCGAGAAGACCGCCGCGGACCCGGACAGCCTCGGCATCGTGATCGGCGGCTCCGGCAATGGCGAGCAGATCGCCGCGAACAAGGTCAAGGGCGTGCGTGCCGCGCTCGCCTGGAGCGAGCAGACGGCCGCACTCGGCCGTGAGCACAACGACGCCAACGTCGTCGCCGTCGGCGGCCGGATGCACACGCTGGAGGAGTCGACGAAGTTCGTCGAGATCTTCCTCACGACGCCGTACTCGGGTGAGGAGCGTCACACCCGGCGCATCGAGATGCTCACGGCGTACGAGACGACCGGCGAGCTCCCCCCGATCCCGGCGCACCACCCGCAGCAGGGCTGA
- a CDS encoding Fpg/Nei family DNA glycosylase has product MPEGHTIHRLAADHFERFGGRPVRATSPQGKFSDSAALLDGQVMESTEAHGKHLFLGFGPLGWVHIHLGLFGKVNIGDAPAPPPTDTVRLRLACPTAYVDLRGPTACALITDGEKQAIHDRLGPDPLRADDDPDGAWARVSRSRTTIAALLMDQKVIAGVGNVYRAEVLFRHGIDPYRAGKDLRRAEWTAIWTDLVELMREGVRNNRIDTVRPEHTPEAMGRPPRVDDHGGEVYVYRRAQLPCHVCGGEIRTAGLAARNLFWCASCQEG; this is encoded by the coding sequence GTGCCCGAGGGTCATACGATCCACCGACTGGCCGCCGACCACTTCGAGAGGTTCGGCGGCCGGCCTGTGCGGGCGACCAGCCCGCAGGGGAAGTTCTCCGACAGCGCGGCGCTGCTCGACGGCCAGGTCATGGAGAGCACCGAGGCGCACGGCAAGCACCTCTTCCTCGGCTTCGGCCCGCTCGGCTGGGTCCATATCCACCTCGGCCTCTTCGGCAAGGTGAACATCGGCGACGCGCCCGCGCCCCCGCCGACCGACACGGTCCGGCTGCGTCTGGCCTGCCCCACCGCGTACGTCGATCTGCGCGGCCCCACCGCCTGCGCGCTGATCACCGACGGCGAGAAGCAGGCGATACACGACCGCCTCGGCCCCGACCCGCTGCGCGCCGACGACGATCCCGACGGGGCCTGGGCCCGCGTCTCCCGCTCCCGCACCACCATCGCCGCGCTGCTGATGGACCAGAAGGTCATCGCGGGCGTCGGCAATGTCTACCGCGCCGAGGTCCTCTTCCGGCACGGCATCGACCCCTACCGCGCGGGCAAGGACCTTCGCCGCGCCGAGTGGACCGCGATCTGGACGGACCTTGTGGAGCTGATGCGCGAGGGGGTACGCAACAACCGCATCGACACCGTCCGCCCCGAGCACACCCCCGAGGCGATGGGCCGCCCGCCGCGCGTCGACGACCACGGCGGCGAGGTGTACGTCTACCGCCGGGCGCAACTGCCCTGCCATGTCTGCGGCGGCGAGATCCGCACCGCCGGTCTTGCCGCACGCAATCTTTTCTGGTGCGCGTCCTGCCAGGAGGGTTAG